A segment of the Streptomyces sp. NBC_00376 genome:
CTCGCGCGGGCCGGAGTGGTGGTCTCGAACCGGGCGGGAAGCCTGCGTGCGGCCTTCCACCTGTACAACACGGAGGCCGATGTCGACCGGGCCCTGGACGTGCTCGCCGGCTGACGCCGCCCGCCGGGGATCAGCGGGGTCCGGGACAGCCCCCGGCCTCCCCGCACTCCCCGGCTTCCCCGGCCTCCCGGCAGAGGTTCGCCTCGACCTTGGCGAGCAGCCGGGTCAGCTCCTCTCGTTCGGCGGGTTCGAGACCGGCGAGGGTGCGGTCCTCCAGCTCCACCCAGGCCCGCTGGACGTCGGAGTGCAGCGCGCAGCTCTCGTCGGTGGCCTCGACCAGGACGGCCCGGCGGTCGTCCGGGTCGGGGCGGCGGCACACGTGCCCGCTCTGTTCGAGCCGCTGGAGCATCTTGGTGACGGTGGAGGGATCGAGGTCGACGGCCTTGATCAGCTCGGCCTGGCGCACCGCACCGGCGTCCCACAGGTACATCATCAGAAACTCCTGGCCCGGGTAGAGCCCGAGCCCCTTGAGCAGCCTGCCCGCGGCGGTCCGGTGCAGCCGCGCGACCCGGGAGAGGGCGTGGCTGACAGGTCCGCCGAGGGCCGCGCTCGGCGGGCCGGGACAGGCGGGGTCTGGGGGTCCGGCTGATCCGGCTGGTCCGGCCTTCATGGGAGCTCCTCGGTGGGACGCCCCGGCCCGGCTCCGATGCCGGGTTCCGGCGGCTTTCCGCACACTTTACATTGGTCGGCCAAGTAATGGGTTACAGTGGCACCCGCACAGATAGTTGGCCGACCACATAAATACCTCGGGAGCCCCGATGACCACCGCGTTCGACCCCATCGACCTGTCCGGCACCCGGCTCGCCAACCGCATCGCGATGGCTCCGATGACCCGCAGCCGGGCCGGTGAGGGCGGCACCGCCACGGATCTCGTCGCCCAGTACTACACCCAGCGCGCCTCGGCGGGCCTCATCATCACGGAGGGCGTCCAGCCGTCGGTGGTGGGCCAGGGCTACCCCTCCACCCCGGGACTGCACAGCGCGGAACAGGTCGCGTCCTGGCGCAAGGTCACCGACGCGGTGCACGCGGCGGGCGGCCGGATCTTCGCCCAGCTGATGCACGCGGGCCGGATCGGCCACCCGGACGTGCTGCCGGACGGGCTGACCCCGGTCAGCGCGTCAGCGGTCAGGCCCGTCGGCCAGCTCTTCACCGGCACGGGCATGAAGGACTTCACCACCCCGCGCGAACTGACCGGCGACGAGGTCCGCCAGACCATCGCCGACTTTGCGACGGCCGCCCGCAACGCGGTCGACGCCGGCTTCGACGGGGTCGAGCTGCAC
Coding sequences within it:
- a CDS encoding MarR family winged helix-turn-helix transcriptional regulator: MKAGPAGSAGPPDPACPGPPSAALGGPVSHALSRVARLHRTAAGRLLKGLGLYPGQEFLMMYLWDAGAVRQAELIKAVDLDPSTVTKMLQRLEQSGHVCRRPDPDDRRAVLVEATDESCALHSDVQRAWVELEDRTLAGLEPAEREELTRLLAKVEANLCREAGEAGECGEAGGCPGPR